The following are encoded in a window of Ricinus communis isolate WT05 ecotype wild-type chromosome 4, ASM1957865v1, whole genome shotgun sequence genomic DNA:
- the LOC112535259 gene encoding LOW QUALITY PROTEIN: uncharacterized mitochondrial protein AtMg00530 (The sequence of the model RefSeq protein was modified relative to this genomic sequence to represent the inferred CDS: inserted 1 base in 1 codon; substituted 1 base at 1 genomic stop codon) translates to MLKNEWAPLGIPFLFFLLLLISHLATLLLVQGHQMRDLPLTLRNQSSRRLPSTHFSIYXKSLPKGKQKLQDEYVLDSRTNSRPNPLWKFWNLXKNSKRGLVMIF, encoded by the exons atGCTGAAAAATGAATGGGCACCACTG GGCATCCctttcctcttctttcttttgctgCTGATCTCGCATC TGGCTACGCTCCTTCTTGTTCAGGGTCATCAAATGAGAGATCTTCCTCTAACCCTGAGAAATCAGTCAAGTAGGAGGCTACCCTCGACTCActtctctattt aaaaatccCTCCCCAAAGGAAAGCAAAAGCTCCAGGATGAGTATGTCTTGGATTCCCGAACTAATTCTCGTCCTAATCCACTATGGAAGTTTTggaatctataaaaaaattctaagaGAGGTCTCGTAATGATCTTCTAA